In Dasypus novemcinctus isolate mDasNov1 chromosome 23, mDasNov1.1.hap2, whole genome shotgun sequence, the following proteins share a genomic window:
- the LOC101442345 gene encoding olfactory receptor 2AE1-like has product MWQGNQTFLADFILEGLFDDSLTHVFLFSLTMVLFLTAVSSNTLTILLICADPRLHTPMYFLLSQLSLMDLMHVSTTIPKMATNYLSGRKSISFVGCATQHFLYLSVGGAECLLLALMSYDRYVAICHPLRYTVLMTRKVGLIMAVTSWWGASLHSLIHTVILMHFPFCEPRKIHHFYCEFPAVLKATCGDILVYETTVYISSILLLLFPILLICTSYAVILHNVIHTRSAGSSRNAFATCSSHLTVVFLWFGGGIITYIRPRSQHTPLLDKVVSVFYSIITPTLNPLIYTLRNKDIAKALRRILGREIVTQRLQL; this is encoded by the coding sequence ATGTGGCAGGGGAATCAGACGTTCCTGGCAGACTTCATCCTTGAAGGGCTCTTTGATGACTCCCTCACTcacgtttttcttttctccttgacCATGGTGCTCTTCCTCACGGCAGTGAGCAGTAACACCCTCACCATTCTCCTCATCTGTGCCGATCCCCGGCTCCACACACCGATGTACTTCCTGCTTAGTCAGCTCTCCCTCATGGACCTGATGCACGTCTCCACAACCATCCCCAAGATGGCCACCAACTACCTCTCTGGCAGGAAGTCCATCTCCTTTGTGGGCTGTGCCACCCAGCACTTCCTCTACTTGTCTGTAGGTGGAGCAGAGTGTCTTCTCCTAGCGCTcatgtcctatgaccgctatgtggccatctgtcatCCTCTGCGGTATACTGTCCTCATGACCAGAAAGGTGGGTCTCATAATGGCCGTCACATCATGGTGGGGAGCATCCTTACACTCCTTAATTCACACAGTGATTTTGATGCACTTCCCTTTCTGTGAGCCTCGGAAAATCCACCACTTCTACTGTGAGTTCCCAGCTGTTCTGAAGGCGACATGTGGAGACATCCTGGTTTATGAGACCACAGTGTACATCAGCAGCATCCTGCTCCTCCTTTTCCCCATCCTCCTGATTTGTACATCCTATGCCGTCATCCTCCACAATGTCATTCACACGCGTTCAGCTGGGAGTTCGAGAAATGCCTTTGCCACTTGCAGCTCTCACCTCACTGTGGTTTTCCTCTGGTTTGGTGGCGGCATCATCACATATATAAGGCCCAGGTCCCAGCACACGCCATTGCTAGACAAAGTTGTCTCTGTGTTCTACAGCATCATTACACCCACTCTGAATCCTCTGATTTATACTCTCCGCAATAAGGATATAGCTAAGGCTTTGAGGAGAATTCTGGGGAGGGAAATTGTCACCCAAAGGCTGCAATTGTAG